The Flavobacterium johnsoniae genomic sequence TTTTAAAAATGCGGCATTAAGTTCGACTATATTTTCCTCCAATTCGAAATACGCATTGTTATTCAAAACATCGCGAAACGCATTTGGCGTGTCTGCTTTTTCTTTTAGAAATTTCGCTAATTTGATGTTGCTCTGCAAACGCAGTTTTCGAGATTGTTCTTTAAATAATTCCAAATGTTTTTCGGCACCAATTAAAGCTAAACCTTCTTCTATCAATTCGTTCAATTCTTTATTCCAGCCAGAATCGTGTACAAATTGCGAAAAATTTCCTTCGGCGTATTTTGAAGCATAAAAATCTAAATAATAACTCATTAAAGCATCTTCGTGAATTAAATCGTCGTCTATTTTTTCTTCGCGCATTAAATTGATTACGGAAATATTCGAATTTACAACGTCTTGAGGATTTTCGCTTTTTGCTGCTGTTTCTGAAATAATGATTTTACCGAATTCCATTTTGAATTTTATTTAAAAAGATTGTTTTGCAAAGTTGAGGGAAAAAATTGAAATATATACTTTTTACAATTTGAATTAAAACAAAAAAATAAACAGCTCTTACGCAACCATTTAAAAAAATAGCATCTGTTAAATAGAAAGTGTTTTCTAACTAAAATCAAAAAATCATGAAACAGATTTTCTTATTTTTTATTCTTCTATTTGTTTTTACAAGCTGTGAGAGCGAAGATTTACCAATTTCAGAGGTACAATATTCTGGAATAGCAAAAGGTGATTCTTTTCCTTATGACGAAAGTACTGCTTCAACATTTTTAGTCATTAAAAATACCAAAGCATGGAACAACCTAATGACAGAAATGAGTACTTCAAATGATTTAGTAAAAAATTTCAGTGAGACAAACATTGACTTCAATAAGTATCAAATTATTGCGATTATAGACAAAACTCAATACAATGGCGGGCATTCTATTGATATTTTAAAAATCAGTCAAAACCACAAGACCATAATTGTAAAAGTTGAAAAATTAAAAACTGGAGATTTAACGTCTAGATTATCTAGACCTTATGAAATTGTAAAAATAGCAAAGACAGACAAAAGGGTTGTTTTTGAGCAATAAAAACCTAAAACCCTTTATTCTCCACCAATAATTCTTTCAATTCATTAGTTTTCAAATACGCCGCAAAACGCCCGGAAAGAAGTAACATTTCTTTTTCTTCGGGCGTTATTTTTAGTTTGGTTTCAACGTGCGAAGCATATTCATAAAGCATTAAAAGTTCGCTTGCGCCGAAATCTTTAAAAGTTTCTTTATCTAAACTAGAAAGTAAAACTTCTCCATTTTTATCTTTTTTAAAACTATCAGAGCCAAATTTTTCAATCAGTTTTGCTTTAAAATCATTGTGAAGCTGAAGCCAACTTGCCGCTTCGTCGTCGGTATTTTTTAACTGCGAAACTAAATCTTCATATTTTTCATCTTTCTTCAAAGTTGACAAATGATTTCTTAAAGTTGTAAAACCAATAATTTGATAATTTGAAGTTGGAATTTTATAGCGTTCCAAAGCATTTTCTACATCTCTTTCAAAAGTCATATATCGAGTTTGAACCGTATATAAAGACGCAGTTTCTAATAACGAAAGTAGTCTAATTTTGCCATCGTTTATAAAAGGCGATTTTTTCCCTTGTCCCAAACAATCAATAAAAAGCGATTTTTTGTTTTTATCTTTCACTTTATTGTCGTTGTGGAGCAATTCAATCAAAGTTTCATAACCCATATTATCGGATGCTCCGCCATCGATCACGCACAAAATTTTATCCTGATTTTTGATTCCGAATTTGGTTTTAGGCAGAACGCCCGGAAAAGCAGAACTCGCCGTAATAGCATACGTAAGCGGAAAATCGTAACCATTATTAATTTGATTTTTGTCAAGCGGAAGTGACGCTTTATTTGGCGCTAAAGAAGAATTGATTTTTAAAGCGCGAATAATATGAGGCATAAACGGAAAACGTTCTCCGTTATTATAAGCAGTTCCGTTGGCAACCATAATAGGCAATTGCGGATTTTGCTTACTTTCTTTCGGAATAAAAAAATCAGACAAAAGCATTTGGGTTTTAAACTTATTCTGATTGTCTGGATTGGCGCTATCGTATTGCAAGACTTCCAAATCTAATCTTTGTGCCATGGAGACTTTTTCTCCTTTTTCGTTTCGGCTATTATTTAAAAGAGAAAAAAGTGTAGCCGATTTATTAACGTCCGATTTAAAGGCATCTGCTTTAGAAAAGTAAAATTCGTTGAAAGTGCAATTGTCGTATTGTAGTTTGTTTTTTAGAATCGTCAGATAATATCCAGCCGAATAACAGCCCCCGGAAACAGTAGAGAAATAATCGATTTCATTGAGAAAATTATGGTTTGATTTTTCTTCTTGAATTTCTTCTAATCCTAAAAGTACGCCTAGACTGAAAAACTGCGCTCTCGATCCGCCGCCCGAAATTCCAACTCCCAAAGCAATATTCGGATTTTGCAAACGAGAATCACGATCTTGAACTGATTTATATTCGCTTAAATTTATCGCAGGAATCGAATTATAATTGATTTCTGAAAATAGATTTATCTTGTTTTGAGCGATTCCTTCATTCATTAAAACCAAAAAAAAGAATCCTATTGAAAGTCTTTTAAATATCATAAACCGAAAACATTATTTTAACGTGTTTAAAATTAATGAATTAATTCAAAAAGAACCATTTAAGAAAACGCAAATTAAAAAATAAAAAACCGCATTTTTTATGATGCGGTTTTCATTTATCTTATTTTTTAATTTCCTGAGGAAGAACCTTTTTCTGCTCTTTTTGCTCTGGTGGAATTCGTTTTTTCAAAAACAAAATCTGCCCTAAATGACTCGACTGATGTTCCATAACGTGAAACCAACAATATTGGTTTGTCATATCATATTTTAATTGAACTTGTGCAAACCAAGCGTCATCTCTTTTCTTTAGTTCTTCAATTGTTTTGGCTCTAACTTCATTATAAATATCCAAATAATATTGAATCGGATGACCTTTAAATTCATCACGCCCGCCTTGATCAAGATTTAATGCGTTGTTCCAAATCTTCTTTTCTTCTTCATTAAAATCTCTATTTTCAAAAGTAAAAACCTGATAGTATTTTTCGGCAGCAGCCAAATGCATTACCAAAGCCCCAATTCTATTTGCTTCTTCATCATGAAGATAATCGATTTCATACTGGCTCATGTTTTTGACTGTTCTTTCAACGCGAGCTTTCAAATCTTCAAGCATCGAAATCATGTCGGCAATTTTTGGAGAAGCGCCTTCAACGTTTCCAATTTTAGCTTCTGGACGAGGCTTTATACCCGTTCCTTCGAGTAGTATACTGCTTTTTCCATCAACACTCGATTTATCAGAAGTAATTTTATATTCCTTAACTTTAACTATTGCATCTTTTGAAGTTCCCAAACTCCATTTTGGAATATCTCCGTTTTTTACAGGAATTTCAAAACTTGAATTTAAAACTGTAAAAGGCTCAAAAACTCCTTTATCATTTTCAATTAATAATTCAAATTTATCAAAATAGAATTTTCCATTATTAAGACACAAACCTCCAAAACTTAACGATTTACTATTTGCATCTAATGTTCCTTCTACGGTATAAGAATTCCATTCTTTAGATTTTATCGGCCGATCTTGCATGTTGTCAAAAAAGCCTTCTTCATCGTTTTTAGTATCGACACGCGCCCATACTCCTGCCCAAGCTGTCGGCTCTGCAGTTTCGACTTTAACCGAAGCTATTACTTTAAATTTTTTCTTGACTTTGGTCTGAATATCAATTGTCTGATTGAAAGATGTCCAATCGCTGGAGATTAATTTTTGTGTCTGTGCGTAATTTACACTGAAAAACAAAAATAACAGTGGTATTATTAATTTTTTCATTTTTGGAAAATTAAAAGTTGTGTAAATGTAAGATTGTTTTCTAAGTAATAACTTACTTTTACAAAAAAACTGCACAAAAAAACCGCATCCAAACAGAATGCGGTTTTCAATATTTAAAACTAGAAAAATCTTAGTTCGTTTTCATTGGCGGTAAATCGAAAGCAACGGAATCGTGTTCGAAGTTGTTTCTGTGTCCTCCGTCGCAGAAAGGTTTGTTGTTAGATAATCCGCAACGGCAAAGTCCTAATGCAGATCTACCTTGTAAACCGTAAAGCGCTCCTTCTGGGTCCATGATTTCAAAATCTCCTTCGATTTTGATTGATCCGTTTTTATTGATGATTAATTTAGTCTTGCTCATAAATTTTGTTTTTTTCGGATGCAAAGATTGCGAAATATATTCTCATTTATAAGCGCGAAACGTAGTTTAAACTGGTTCTATTTTATGAAGTTTTACCGCAAAGATACGCGGAGGTTTTTCGCAAAGATTCACAAAGATTCATTATGTTGTCAGGCTGAGCGAAGTCGAAGCCCGCAAAGATTTTTTATTACTCTAATTATTACCTATAAAGTTTGTCATTTCGACGAAGGAGAAATCTTCGCGAGAAACTCTACAAAGATTGGCAAAATTCTGTACGGAGCTACTTATGAAGATTTCTCCTTCGTCGAAATGACAAGATTGCGGAAAAAACTTTGTGACCTTGCGCCTTTGCGAGAACTAAATTCAAAAAAATCTTAGCGAATCTCTGTGTCTTTTTCTTTGCGAATCTCCGCGTAATATTAAAATCTCAATTCTATTGCTTATTTTTGCACTCAATAAAATTGAATTATGATACAAGATCCAAAGAGATATACGATCACGGCGGCATTGCCTTACACCAACGGACCTATTCATATTGGTCACTTGGCTGGGGTTTACGTGCCTGCAGATATATATTCTAGATATTTAAGATTGCAAGGAAAAGATGTAGCATTTATCTGCGGAAGCGATGAACACGGCGTTGCAATTTCGATGAAAGCCAAAAAAGAAGGAATTACACCGCAAGAAGTTATTGACAAATATGATGGAATTATCCGTAAATCGTTCTCAGATTTCGGAATTTCATTCAACAATTATTCTAGAACTTCTGCGAAAATTCATCATGATACGGCTTCGGAATTCTTTAGGACTTTGTATGATAAAGGCGATTTTATTGAAGAAGTTACAGAACAATTGTACGATGCAAAAGCAAATCAGTTTTTAGCAGACCGTTTTGTGGTTGGAACTTGCCCAAAATGTGGAAATGATGGTGCTTACGGTGATCAGTGCGAAAATTGCGGTTCTACTTTGAATGCAACCGATTTGATTAACCCGAAATCGACAATTACTGGAGAAACTCCAATTTTAAAATCAACTAAACACTGGTTTTTACCTCTTGATCGTTACGATGCATTTTTACGCGAATGGATTTTAGAAGGTCATAAAAACGATTGGAAAACGAACGTTTACGGACAAGTAAAATCTTGGATCGATGCTGGATTAGAACCTCGTGCCGTAACGCGTGACTTAGATTGGGGAATTGATGTTCCTGTTGAAGGTGCCGAAGGCAAGAAATTATACGTTTGGTTTGACGCACCAATTGGCTACATTTCTTCTACGAAAGAATGGGCTGCACGCGAAGGAAAAGATTGGGAACCATATTGGAAAGATCAAGACACAAAACTGGTTCACTTTATCGGAAAAGACAATATTGTTTTCCACTGTATCATTTTCCCAGCGATGCTAAAAGCTGAAGGAAGTTATATTTTACCAGACAACGTTCCAGCAAATGAGTTTTTGAATTTGGAAGGAAACAAACTTTCGACTTCTAAAAACTGGGCAGTTTGGTTGCACGAATATTTAGAAGAATTTCCAGATAAGCAAGATGTTTTGCGTTATGCTTTAACATCAAATGCTCCTGAAACAAAAGATAACGATTTTACTTGGAAAGATTTCCAAGCTAGAAATAACAACGAATTGGTTGCCGTTTTCGGAAACTTCGTAAATCGTGTTGTGGTTTTAACCAACAAATATTACGAAGGAGTTATTCCAACTCCAAACGAATTTACAGAAGTTGATGAACAAACTTTAGCAGAATTAAAAGCATATCCAGCCGTAATTTCAAGTTCGGTTGAGCGTTACAGATTCCGTGAAGCTTTAGGCGAATTGATGAATGTGGCTCGTTTAGGAAATAAATATTTAGCAGACGAAGAGCCTTGGAAAGTAATGAAAGACAATCCAGAGCGTGTAAAAACTCAAATGTATGTGGCGTTACAAATTGCTGCTGCGTTGAGCGTTTTGGCTGAACCGTTTTTACCTTTTACAGCTGCAAAACTTTCTAAAATATTGAATTTAGCTGATTTAAAAGAGCATTTTGCAGGTTTCAGCAAATTCTTGAAAGAGAAAGATCGCGATGCAAAAGACATTTTCCTTGATAAAACTTTAGGCTGGAATGACATTTCTGAAACTTCAGATTTACTTCCTGCTGGACATAAAATTGGCGAAGCAGAATTGCTTTTCGCTAAAATTGAAGACGAAGAAATACAAAAACAAATAGACAAATTGGAAGCAACAAAAACAGCAAATCTCGCCGAAAATAAACAAACTGAACCTCAAAAAGATTTAATTCAGTTTGAAGATTTTGCCAAAATGGATATTCGTATCGGAACTATTTTAGAAGCTGAAAAAATGCCAAAAGCAAACAAGCTTTTAGTATTAAAAGTTGATACGGGAATCGATATTCGTACGATTGTTTCAGGAATTGCTGAGAGTTTTTCTCCAGAAGAAATTATCGGAAAACGTGTTTCTGTTTTAGCGAATTTAGCGCCAAGAGCTCTTCGCGGTGTTGAAAGTCAAGGAATGATTTTGATGACAACAAATGCAGAAGGAAAACTAGTTTTTGTAAATCCAGATGCTGATGCGCCAAACGGATCAACCGTAAACTAAGTTTAAACATTATATAAATGGCGTGAATTGGTTAAATATAACTGATTCACGCTTTTCTTTTTAAAAAGTTTTATTGTGTGAATTTTCATATTTAAAAATTTAAGATATTAGCTCCGTAATTATCTAACCAAAAACAAATTAACTGTATGAAAAATAAAATACTCTTAGTTTACCTATTATTAAGCACATTAATATCATTTTCGCAAGAAATTGTAAGCTCTGTGCCTGTTCAATTAAAAAAGAATCGTGACATTTTTCAAGTTGTAAATAATGAAAAGAAAGATGTTACTTTATTTATCAGCGATAAAATAAAGGTAAAAGCCGTTCATCTAGACGAAAGCATGAAAATTGTGGATAGCATTTCTTCTGAAAGACCAGATACCAAAAAATACGACATGATGATTGGTTATAATATTAATGGCAGCAATCCTCGTTTATTCTGGGCATCAAATGATTACGAAGAAATTTTTGCTCAATTGTTTGATGTTTCAAATCAAAAAGTAACAACACAACAATATAATCTTGTTTTAAAAGAAGAAAAAATTCTGCAAAAGTTTAGCGACAGCGATAAATTTTACATTCTAACTGTCATCAAAAAAAGCAATTCTTTAAAATTACATGTTTTTGATAAAAATGGTGTTTATTCGGCAAGAGTTATCAATTTAGAAGGGTTTCATTTTTTCAAATCAGATTATACAAAATCAGATTTATATGGAATATTAGGCGAAAATCTGCTTCCATTTGAAGCTCCTTTTTCATTAAAAAACATCAATGTAGACAATCCTACATCATTAACCGATGCTGCCACAAAAAGAAAATGCTATTTTAACAACAAAACACTTGTATTAACTATTGATACAAATCCAGACTATACGCAAGCAATTGTAGTTGATTTAGAAAAATATACTGCTGTCGAAAAAATTATTCGATCAGCAGGTATTTCAAATGTTTCTTCTTCAGGATATAAAGTTCCTGTCACTTCAAATTCATTTTATTTTGACGATAAACTTTACATCTTAAAATCTTCTCCAGATCAATTTTTCTTTTCTATAAAAGATTTAGAAAACAACACATTAAAAGAATATAGCGCAACAGCTGATGCTCCGATTGATTTTAAAAATTCAGAGATTTATCAAGAAGGTGGAGATTTTGGAGGAAAAAGAACTTTAGAAACCAGTTCTCAATTCTTAAGAAAAATTGTTAATCTAAATGCTGGACTTTCTTGTTATCATATCGGACAAAATACATTAATTACTTTTGGCGGTATTTCTTCGATGGGGCAATCTGCGGGACAAGTAACGGCTAATCAATTCGGACTTATTGGTGCTCTTGTTGGTGCCGCTTTCTTTAGTCCGACAATGGATAATTTCAATTCTTATGCTAACAGGAAAGTAGTTAAAATTGAAGGACTTTTTGACAACGAAGGAAATCATGTTAAAGGTGATTTGCAGCCGCTAGCATTCGATAAAATCCGTACCTTTTTTGATGACAATAAAGATGTCTCTTCTCAAACTTTGTTTAATTTGAAAGCTGCTTATTATTTAGGGTATTACGACAATAAAACAAAAGAATATACGATTAGAAAATTTATAGATTAATTCGATAAAAAATAATTTAAAAAGCGCGAATCGACTACTATTTTTTAACTGATTCGCGCTTTTTACTTTCAAAGTATTCACTTTCTAAAGTATCTTTGAAAAATTATACAAGATTAAAATTCATTAAATGAAACTCACAAAACCAAGATTAGCTTTAATCTGCGGTATCCTTTGCATCTCGATTTTCCCGATATTGGTAAAATTACGTTTAACTCCAGGATTAATTTCGGCTTTTTACCGCATGTTTTTTGCCGTAATTCTTTTATTACCTTATGTTCTATTTAGTGGCAACTTTAAGCTTCCGAGTTTAAAATTTACGCTTTTGGCGACGCTTTGTGGCGTTTTATTTTCTTCTGATGTTGCTGTTTGGAATATTGCTATTCAAGATTCTAGCGCAACACAAGCTTCTTTATTAACAAATTTATCTCCAGTTTGGGTTGGAATTGGTTCTTTTTTATTCTTAAAATCAAAACCTGCAACTAATTTCTGGATTGGCACAATCGTTTCATTATTCGGAATGGTCACTTTGGTTGGTTTTGAATTTTTTATTGATTTGAATTTCAATCAAGCATTTCTATTTGCGGTTTTATCTGGAATCTTATATTCAATATATCTTTTAGTCAGTAAAAATGTGCTTTCAGAAGTTGATGTTCTTTCGTTTATGACGATAAGTTTAACTGCTTCGAGTATTTATTTAGGAATTCTGTGTTATTCTTTAGACCAACCTTTTACAGGATTTTCAGATATGGGATGGTTTGTATTGGTTTTGCAAGCTGTAATTTGCCAATTGTGCGCCTGGCTTTCGATTAGTTATGCCACGCAACACATGCGAGCGACTAGAGTTTCTTTGAGTTTATTGAGTCAAGCGGTAATTACCTCTATTTTAGCTTGGTTGTTTTTGGAAGAAAAAATAACTTTACAAATGGTTTTCGGCGGAATAATTCTGCTTTTCGGAATCCGAATTACTTTTTACGATAAAACAATTTCTTTGAAAAGACTTTTTTCTAATAACTAAAATTAAAATTTCTCTCGCAGATTTGGCAGATTGAGCAGATAAAAATCATTTTAATCCTTTCAATCTGTAGCAAAAAAATAGTGCTAATTCGTGAAATTATAGGCAAAAAAACCTGAAACAAAGAAAACTTTAAACCTGAAACAAAAACATTATGTTACATAAAACTAAAATACCAAACCTAAAAGTAATCGCATTTGATGCCGATGATACTTTATTTGTAAACGAACCTTATTTTCAGGAAACAGAACATAAATTTTGTGCTTTGATGGAAGATTATCTTTCGCATCAAGGAATTTCGCAAGAATTATTCAAAATTGAAATTGCCAATCTGTCTTTGTACGGATACGGAATCAAAGGTTACATTCTTTCTATGATTGAAGCGGCAATGAACATTTCCAACAAAACAATTCCAGTTGAAGTTATCGAAAAAATTATTCAATACGGAAAAGAATTACTCGAAAAACCAATCGAATTATTAGACGGAGTTGAAGAAACTCTTCAGTCTTTGCACGGAAAATACAAATTGGTTGTGGCAACAAAAGGCGATTTAAAAGATCAGCAAAGCAAATTGCATCGTTCTGGTTTAGGACATTATTTTCATCATATCGAAGTGATGTCAGACAAACAAGAAATTGATTATGAAAAACTTATCGGTCGTTTAGATATTCAAGCACACGAGTTTTTGATGATCGGAAACTCATTAAAATCAGATGTTCTTCCGGTTCTAGGAATTGGCGGTTATGCCGTTCATATTCCGTTTCACACGACTTGGGAACACGAAAAAATTAATCATACGATAGAACACGAGCATTTTAGTTCATTTGAAACTATTGCAGAAGTTGTTCCGAATTTATTATAATGAAAACACTTTTAGATTTAGAAAATTGGAATAGAAAAGAGCATTTCGCCCATTTCAGACAAATGGAAGAGCCTTTTTTTGGCGTAACTGTAGAAATTGATTGCACTCGAGCGTATCAAACCGCAAAAAGTATGAACGCTTCTTTTTTTATTTTCTATTTGCATAAAACTTTAGTTGCTGTAAACGCAATCGAAAACTTTAAATATAGAATTTCTGAAAACCAAATTTATATTAACGATCGTGTTGATGCTTCGGCTACAATTGGGCGTGAAGATGGAACTTTCGGATTTTCATTAATCGAATATAATCCAGATTTTAAAACATTCGAACAAATTGCATTAACAGAAATAGAACGAATTCAAAACACAACGGGACTTTTTACAAGATCTTTTGATGACGATAATCTGATTCATTTTTCTGCAATTCCGTGGTTAAATTTTAGTTCCATTACTCATGCTCGCAGTTTTACATATCCAGACAGCTGTCCGAAAATTTCATTTGGAAAAATGATAACTTCCGAAACAGGAAAAAAAACCATGTCTATGGCGGTTTATGTACATCACGGTTTAATGGACGGAATGCATGTTGGTCAATTTGTAGATTATTTTCAAGACCTTATGAATCAGTGATTTAAAAAGGAATAATTTTTGTAGCTATAAAAACATGAAACAAATCTTACTTTTTTTGTCTTTATTTTGTAGCACCGTTTTGTTAAGCCAAACGGTTCTAACTTCATATCCTTTAGATTTAAAAAATAAGAAACAACGACTTGATTTTGTAAATGCAGAAAACACCATCACACACGATGTATTTGTTTTTTTAGCTACAGACAGTCTTTCTATACTAAAATACAATAGCGCTTTATTTTTAAAACAAAAAATAGTAACGTCACGAAAATTTGTTGAAGATAGATCTTTAATTGGCTATAGTTTTAGCGAAGATGGAAATCCTATATTGTATTGGTTTTCTGCGGCCGACAAAAGTATTATTTTGATTAAATATTATTTAGAAAACAATACAAGCCGTGCTTTAAAATTTCGAATTCCGTTAGAAGACAAATCGCTTTTGAATTATTATCAGAAAGATAATAATTTTTATTTGCTGATGAAGGATAAAACGAAAGAAGGTTTAACCGCTTTTATTTTTAAGAACGGAATAGCTGAAGAAAAATATCTCGATTTTTCTCCTTTTGTATTTCGCGACAGAAAAACACAGCAAAAAACATTCAATCAGATTCTAAGAGAAAATCCTATTGAAAAAATGGATTCCGGAGAATATAATCCTCTTTATAAAGTAACTTCGAAAAGCAAATTATATACGCTTCCCAATCGTTTAATTTTGAC encodes the following:
- a CDS encoding patatin-like phospholipase family protein produces the protein MIFKRLSIGFFFLVLMNEGIAQNKINLFSEINYNSIPAINLSEYKSVQDRDSRLQNPNIALGVGISGGGSRAQFFSLGVLLGLEEIQEEKSNHNFLNEIDYFSTVSGGCYSAGYYLTILKNKLQYDNCTFNEFYFSKADAFKSDVNKSATLFSLLNNSRNEKGEKVSMAQRLDLEVLQYDSANPDNQNKFKTQMLLSDFFIPKESKQNPQLPIMVANGTAYNNGERFPFMPHIIRALKINSSLAPNKASLPLDKNQINNGYDFPLTYAITASSAFPGVLPKTKFGIKNQDKILCVIDGGASDNMGYETLIELLHNDNKVKDKNKKSLFIDCLGQGKKSPFINDGKIRLLSLLETASLYTVQTRYMTFERDVENALERYKIPTSNYQIIGFTTLRNHLSTLKKDEKYEDLVSQLKNTDDEAASWLQLHNDFKAKLIEKFGSDSFKKDKNGEVLLSSLDKETFKDFGASELLMLYEYASHVETKLKITPEEKEMLLLSGRFAAYLKTNELKELLVENKGF
- a CDS encoding chloramphenicol acetyltransferase → MKTLLDLENWNRKEHFAHFRQMEEPFFGVTVEIDCTRAYQTAKSMNASFFIFYLHKTLVAVNAIENFKYRISENQIYINDRVDASATIGREDGTFGFSLIEYNPDFKTFEQIALTEIERIQNTTGLFTRSFDDDNLIHFSAIPWLNFSSITHARSFTYPDSCPKISFGKMITSETGKKTMSMAVYVHHGLMDGMHVGQFVDYFQDLMNQ
- a CDS encoding DinB family protein, which translates into the protein MKKLIIPLLFLFFSVNYAQTQKLISSDWTSFNQTIDIQTKVKKKFKVIASVKVETAEPTAWAGVWARVDTKNDEEGFFDNMQDRPIKSKEWNSYTVEGTLDANSKSLSFGGLCLNNGKFYFDKFELLIENDKGVFEPFTVLNSSFEIPVKNGDIPKWSLGTSKDAIVKVKEYKITSDKSSVDGKSSILLEGTGIKPRPEAKIGNVEGASPKIADMISMLEDLKARVERTVKNMSQYEIDYLHDEEANRIGALVMHLAAAEKYYQVFTFENRDFNEEEKKIWNNALNLDQGGRDEFKGHPIQYYLDIYNEVRAKTIEELKKRDDAWFAQVQLKYDMTNQYCWFHVMEHQSSHLGQILFLKKRIPPEQKEQKKVLPQEIKK
- a CDS encoding DMP19 family protein, producing MEFGKIIISETAAKSENPQDVVNSNISVINLMREEKIDDDLIHEDALMSYYLDFYASKYAEGNFSQFVHDSGWNKELNELIEEGLALIGAEKHLELFKEQSRKLRLQSNIKLAKFLKEKADTPNAFRDVLNNNAYFELEENIVELNAAFLKSHPDTEVLSVEEMFAALEEFVGHEIKRD
- a CDS encoding DMT family transporter, whose amino-acid sequence is MKLTKPRLALICGILCISIFPILVKLRLTPGLISAFYRMFFAVILLLPYVLFSGNFKLPSLKFTLLATLCGVLFSSDVAVWNIAIQDSSATQASLLTNLSPVWVGIGSFLFLKSKPATNFWIGTIVSLFGMVTLVGFEFFIDLNFNQAFLFAVLSGILYSIYLLVSKNVLSEVDVLSFMTISLTASSIYLGILCYSLDQPFTGFSDMGWFVLVLQAVICQLCAWLSISYATQHMRATRVSLSLLSQAVITSILAWLFLEEKITLQMVFGGIILLFGIRITFYDKTISLKRLFSNN
- the metG gene encoding methionine--tRNA ligase — its product is MIQDPKRYTITAALPYTNGPIHIGHLAGVYVPADIYSRYLRLQGKDVAFICGSDEHGVAISMKAKKEGITPQEVIDKYDGIIRKSFSDFGISFNNYSRTSAKIHHDTASEFFRTLYDKGDFIEEVTEQLYDAKANQFLADRFVVGTCPKCGNDGAYGDQCENCGSTLNATDLINPKSTITGETPILKSTKHWFLPLDRYDAFLREWILEGHKNDWKTNVYGQVKSWIDAGLEPRAVTRDLDWGIDVPVEGAEGKKLYVWFDAPIGYISSTKEWAAREGKDWEPYWKDQDTKLVHFIGKDNIVFHCIIFPAMLKAEGSYILPDNVPANEFLNLEGNKLSTSKNWAVWLHEYLEEFPDKQDVLRYALTSNAPETKDNDFTWKDFQARNNNELVAVFGNFVNRVVVLTNKYYEGVIPTPNEFTEVDEQTLAELKAYPAVISSSVERYRFREALGELMNVARLGNKYLADEEPWKVMKDNPERVKTQMYVALQIAAALSVLAEPFLPFTAAKLSKILNLADLKEHFAGFSKFLKEKDRDAKDIFLDKTLGWNDISETSDLLPAGHKIGEAELLFAKIEDEEIQKQIDKLEATKTANLAENKQTEPQKDLIQFEDFAKMDIRIGTILEAEKMPKANKLLVLKVDTGIDIRTIVSGIAESFSPEEIIGKRVSVLANLAPRALRGVESQGMILMTTNAEGKLVFVNPDADAPNGSTVN
- a CDS encoding CDGSH iron-sulfur domain-containing protein, which produces MSKTKLIINKNGSIKIEGDFEIMDPEGALYGLQGRSALGLCRCGLSNNKPFCDGGHRNNFEHDSVAFDLPPMKTN
- a CDS encoding HAD family hydrolase, with the protein product MLHKTKIPNLKVIAFDADDTLFVNEPYFQETEHKFCALMEDYLSHQGISQELFKIEIANLSLYGYGIKGYILSMIEAAMNISNKTIPVEVIEKIIQYGKELLEKPIELLDGVEETLQSLHGKYKLVVATKGDLKDQQSKLHRSGLGHYFHHIEVMSDKQEIDYEKLIGRLDIQAHEFLMIGNSLKSDVLPVLGIGGYAVHIPFHTTWEHEKINHTIEHEHFSSFETIAEVVPNLL